The genome window CATTACCCAAGATAATAAGGGGAAAATACCCTAGGAAATTGGAGGATATTCCACCAATTATTAGCCCAGCTAGAGGTGGTGAAGTTCAAATTACTAGGGGATGTCCTAGAGGCTGTTGGTTCTGTTCAGTAACTCCGGATACATTCATTTCTTTCCCAATAGACTACATAATGAAAGAGGTACAAGTTAATATGAAAGCTGGAATTAAGGATGTTAGTCTAATAACTGATGACATGTTACTATATGGAACTAAAAGGCTTAATGAGGTTAATCATGATGCCATAATAAGGTTATACACTGAGTTGAAGAGAGCTGGAGTGGACTATATAAATTTTGCCCATATTTCCGCCGCACCAGTCAAGTTAAGTCCTAAGACTGTTAAGGCTATGAGTGAGATAGCTGAATGGAATGAGGAAAGGGCTGTTTCTCCAGTGGTAGGACTTGAGACTGGAAGTGAAAAAATATTTAATAAGTATATGAAAATGAAGGCATTTCCATGGAACTACACTCATTGGAAGGATTTAATAGTCGAAGCAACTGCAATAATGAACGAAAGTTACATCTTCCCTTGTTATACGATGACAATAGGATATCCAGAAGAGACTGACAAAGACGTAGAGGATTCAATAAAGTTAGTAGAATACATCATAGATCATGAACCAATTGCATGGATATTCCCATTGCCAGTTATACCAATGGGATTATCTAAAATTAGGGATAATCCTTTACCTGCATTAGAGAGATTACCATCTAGATATTGGGATTTGTTATATCTCTCATGGAAATATGATTTGAAGATTACTAGAAGACTTGGAAATGCAATAGCGTATACTAGTAAGAATCCATTCATAAGATCAATTGTAACGTATATGATCGATAAAGTGTTTAACACTATAGAGTGGTATTTTGAAAGACTTAAGGAAACTAAAGGAAAGTCAGCCTTAGAGTATAAAGACCTAAATCTAGATACTACTTATGGCGTTATTTGGTCAATATTTCAACTATTCAAACTAGCTTTCTCTTCTTCCTCACTAAGTAAGTGAATGATTCGGGAAAAAATAATTTCAACTTTTAGTATAGATTTTTTCTAGAACTGCTTTGTTTTCAGAATTTGACTTAATCCTAATAATATAAGATAAGCACCAAGCAATCCGATAGAACTAACAAACATCTCTGAAAATATTTCAATCGGTTCACTATGTGCAATACCAATTATAAACGCAACTAAAACCCACGTTAAAATCAATGTTCCTCCCCTCTTCATGGTTCTATTATTATAGATATTACTGGCCCCTAGGTATCCTAGTCCTATTAAAAATACTCCCGCCAGTGACACCAAATCTCCACCTATCACAATTCTACCAGCTATAGGGATAACACCTTGTTGTGACTTAATTAGGATAAGAGCTATTAAGCCAGCTAAGACTAATATGTAGCCTACTACTGCAATAGTACCTCCAAGCGTTCCTTTATTTAACCGCTTTCCAGAAGTGGTCAGTAATTTAAATCCCTCTCTTATTCTTAATAAAGAGAGTATAAATATGGGCAATAAAACTGCCTCAGTAATTAAGGCAATCTCCGCGTAAACCCCTGAACGGGCTAGCATGCTATTAATTGTTAGAGGTAAATGAAACACTGAGATTAATATTAGGAAAATTACAGCTGACATTAGAATGTCTAGGATGGAATAAATTAAGAAATAGTTAGCTCCTTTCCTAATATCTTCTAATCCTACTTTCTCGGTATTTTATTGTGGCATAATAAAGTTAGTTTTTCTATATAAAAAACTTTTCTATTATGCTTTTTTAATTAATTGCTATAATAAGAAATTAATGACGCGGTTTTTAGGAACTCACCTATTATTGGAAAAAGGCATACCAGACCAGAGCTTTAATGGATGCTTAAAAAATTGAAACTAATTAGAGAAAAAGGTATTTAATTAGCTAATTTAATAGTAACATATGAGTTCGTGTGAGATCTTTCCATTAATTTCAAAGTTAAGTGCCGAAGGGAAGCGCTTTGCAATAGTTTCAATTTATAAGGGAAATAGACTAGAGAGAACTTTAGTATCAGATGGAAAAGTACTCCTTGGAAGTCTAGATAAAGAAGTAATTGGACTTGCAATGGAAGCATTGGAAAAGGGTGAAGTTATTCAAAAGGATATAGAAGGTGGAAAATTAGTCATTGAACCGATAGAACCTAGACCGGGTATTATCGTAGTGGGATCTGGTATTATTGCTAAGTTTATAGCCAAATTAGCTGTAGATATGGGTTATTACGTTGCAGTAGTGGGTTCTGGAGACGTTAAGGAAGAGGACTTCCCTGGAGTTTACGCCATCTCAAATGATCTCAGCCTACTAGAACAAATGGTAGACGAGGATTCAATTGTAATTGTAGCAAATGAGGGAGGTAAACCGTATGATATAGATGCATTATATATTGCAATGAAAAACAAGGCTAGATTTGTGGGACTATTAGCTAGTCAAAAGAGAGCAGCTTTAATGATTTCACTACTAATGAAGAGAAATATTCCATTAGAGGAAATTAAGAAAAAACTACACTCTCCACTAGGTTTAGATATTGGTTCAAAGACTTCAGAGGAGATAGCTTTGAGCATATTATCTGAGGTGGTTATGGAACTTAGGGGAGGTACGGGGAAAAGATTACAAGAAGTGAAGAATCCTTATCTTCTACTAGACGATGCTTTAGCTGGAAAGATTGAGGATAAATGTATGTTTGTACCTAAGTCTTTAAGTCAACAGTGAATATATTAACAATCAATTCCTTTTTTAACACATGAAAGCAGCAATTCTTACACAGTTTAATTCGCCTTTTATCATAGGGAATGCTGAGCCTAAAGGTGTAGGAGTTAAAGTAAATGTAGCGTATACTGGAATATGTGGAAGAGATTTAGTTATATGGAAGGGCGGATTTAAAAACCTCAAATTACCCTTAATCTTAGGACATGAAATAGTAGGCTACTATAAGGGAAAACCAGTTGCAGTTTATCCAAACTTAAATTGTGGAAGCTGTGAGTACTGCAAAAGCGGGAAGGAGAATCTGTGTGATAATGCTAGAATTTTGGGAGAAGGGGAGATAACTGGAGGATACGCTGAGGAGATTATTGTTCCGGAAAGGAACATTATACCCTTACCAGATGATAAACTTGAAAAATATGCTGCTACGATGGACCCTATAGCCACTGCAATTCACGCGACCAAGCTTGCAAATTTAAATAAAGATAGTAAAGTTTTAGTAACTGGTGCAGGTGGAGGAGTAGGTATTCATCTTATTCAATACTTGAAACTTTTAGGTATATCAAACGTTTACGGGCTATCCTCTAAAGGTGAAAGGTTACGAGAATTGGGAGTAGCACCCATTAGTGATATAAAAGGTGAAAAGTTTGATGTTGTCTTCGAACTAGTAGGTTCTAAAACTATAAACGATTCTCTAAGGGCATTAAAAAAGGAGGGTACCCTAGTTTTGATTGGAAATACTGAGGGTGAGCCAATAACACTGTTAAGACCTGCGATGACTATAATGAGACAGCATAAAATTATAGGTTCAGCGTCCTATACTAAGTCAGAATACGAGGAAGCCATTAAATTGGTGGGAGAAGGTAAAATTAAAGCTATATATGAGATCTACGAACTAGAAAGGATAAATGAGGCATATAGGAAAATGATGGAGAGAAAGATTCTTGGAAGAGCTGTATTAAAGGTAATATAACCTTCTTCGTACATGTAGTTCTTATAAGGTGTTAACCTTAATATTATATTTTTGCGTTGTTTTTTCTCTGTTTTCACAGAATCAATACATTAGTTTCTGAGATAATTATATGTAAAAATATAGGCTGAAATAAAACATAATGATAGAAAGAGTTATAATCAGTCTAGTTGGTCATTAGAATATATGGTCTTACCTTTCAGTAGTGTGGAAGCATTTTCTATAAACATTTCTGAAAAACATGAATTATTTAGGAGAGCAGTAAGAGAATTCATGGAAAGGGATGTTGCGCCATACGTAGAAAAGGGTGAAAAAGAAGGTACGGTACCGAAGGAAGTATTGGAAAAGGCTAAGGATATTGGTCTATATGGTGTTGCGGTACCAGAACAGTACGGTGGACAAGGTGGAGATACGTTAATGACAGCAATAGCACAAGAGGAAATATCAAGAGTTTGGGCTTCACTGTCTACGAGAATATCTGTTGGAGGTCTATTCATGACTCCAATATTGCTTTTCGGTAATGAAGAACAGAAGAAAAAGTACGTTACTCCAGTGGCTAGGGGAGATAAAGTCGCAGCTTTTGCTAATACTGAACCAGCAGCTGGATCAGACGTTGCAGGAATACAGACAGTAGCTAAAAAGATAAATGGTAAATACGTTATTAATGGTAGGAAGATCTTTATCACTAATGGTGGAATAGCTGATTACTACATAGTTACAGCTAGGACGTCACCACCAGAGCCTAATGCTAGATGGAAAGGAATATCAATGTTTATAGTAGAAAGAGAATGGAAAGGAGTTAAGGTATTAAACAGAATTGAGACTATGGGATTAAGAGCTTCAAACACTGCTGAGTTAGCCTTTGAAGATGTTGAAGTCCCTGCAGAAAATCTATTGGGAGAAGAGGGTAATGGATTCAAGTACGCAATGGCGACTTTCGATAGAACAAGGGTTGGTGTTGCTGCTCAAGGAGTTGGTGTTGCTCAAGCTGCTTTAGAGAGAATGGTTGCATATTCGACTCAGAGGTTTGCTTTCCAAAGTCCATTAATAGGATTTCAAATGGTTCAAGAAAAGATAGCCGAATCATTAACTGAAGTAAATACTGCAAGATTACTTACATACTGGGCAGCCAGTTTATTTGACCGTGGTCTTGAGAATGAGGCTATAGTAGCAGCCTCAATGGCAAAATTATACGCTACAGATATCGCAGAGAAGGTCGCGATTAGGGCTATAACTGTTCATGGAGGATATGGTGTAGCTACTTCTACTGGTGTCGAGAGATTGTTAAGAGATGTCGAAGTAATGAGAATATATGAAGGGGCCAACGATATTCAGAAACTTGTTATATTAAGGGAAACTGCGAGAAGACTCCTCGGAATCAAGATGTAAAATTTTTTATAGATGTTTTTCTAAGTATTATAACATGAATAGCGAATATTACGAATACCAATTAACAATAGATAAGATATTAGATTCTGGTTCTAGAAGTTTTCCAGATAGAGAAATAGTTTACAGAGATATTAGAAGATACACATTTAGATCTTTCGCTAATTCTGTAAGAAGATTTGCAAACGGATTAAGAAAGATAGGAGTTAAGAAAGGAGAAAAGATAGGAGTTATAGATTGGGATACTGATGTCTACATGCACAACTATTACGCAATACCAATGATAGGTGGAGTGCTACATACAGTGAATATCAGATATCCCTTAGAGTTAATAGCTAAGACCATATTACATGCAGAGGATAAGTATTTAGTAGTAAGAGATGAGTTCCTTCCACTTATAGAAAAGGCGAAGGGAATAATGCCAGTAGGGATAAAAATAATATCCTACAGTGATTCTAAGGAAAAAGTGAGAAGCTCATTAAATACGATAGATTTTTGGGAATTGATTGAATCAAATGAGCCATTAGAAGAGGAAATTAACGTTAATGAAAACGATATGGCAACGATTTTTTACACTTCTGGTACTACAGGTGAGCCAAAGGGCGTATGGTTTAACCATAGGAAGATAGTATTACATGCTATGAGTGTAAGCTTGGTTGGAGCTAGACCTCCCTTAAGTTTGACCTCAAACGATGTATATATGATCCTAGTTCCTATGTTTCACGTTCACGCCTGGGGATATCCATATGTGGCACTAATGGCTGGAGTTAAATACGTATTGCCAGGTAAATACGATTACAGTTTTATACTAAAGTTAATGGATAAGGAGAACGTAACTTATTCAGCAATGGTACCAACTATACTGTACCTATTACTAACGAATCCCGATGCTCCTAAGTATCTCCATGTATTTAAGAGGTGGAAGGTCACAATAGGAGGTTCAGCATTACCGGAGGGATTAGCTAAAAAGGCTAAAGAGTTGGGTATTACAGTAATAGGAGGATATGGTCTATCTGAAACTTGTCCAGTATTGTCAGTTGGTTACTACAACTCAGAAGTTGAAGGACTAGATGAAAATACAAAATTCATGGAGCAAATATCTGCTGGGGCACCCATTCCCTTAGTCCAAATTAAAATTATAGATCCGGCTACTGGAAAAGAAAAGGAGACTGGCAAGATAGGGGAAATAGTAGTTAGAGCACCGTGGTTAACCCAAGAGTATTATAAGGATCCAGAAAAGACTAAGGCCTTATGGAAAGGTGGATGGTTGCATACTGGTGACTTAGCCTATATGGATCAGTACGGATATATACATATAGTTGATAGAGAGAAGGATGCCATAAAGAGCGGTGGTGAATTCATTCCTTCGCTACTCTTAGAAAACGCCATATCGTTACATCCTAAGGTATCTCAAGTTGCAGTAGTTGGAGTTAAAGACGAGAAATGGGGAGAAAGGCCAGTTGCATTCATAGTTCCAAAAGAGCAAGTGTCTGAGGAGGAAATAAAGCAATTCTTACTGAAACTCGCTGAAGAGGGTAAAATCCAGAAGTGGTGGATTCCAGATAAGATCATATTCATAAGTTCTATGCCTCTAACTTCAACCAATAAGATAGATAAAAAGGTACTTAGAGACATGACACAAACTAAATAAACTATCAAGCGGTAGATTAAATTATGAGAAATGTAGCAATTATCGGGACTGGACACACCAAATTCGGAGTAAGGACAGATGTTAATTTACAAGAACTGGCATGGGAAGCTGTTAAACAAGCGTTAGAGGAGGCAAATCTAGAACAAAACGAGATCCAATACTTCGTAGTTGGCAATGTAGGGAATTGGAGTTCAGAAGAATTACCAGCAGTAATCGTAGGGGAATATTGTAACCTAACACCAAAAGGGACCATGAGAGTTGAGGCAGCGTGTTCTACTGGAAGTGCAGCTATAAGAGATGCATATCTGGCAATTAAATCTGGTGAAGTTGATATCGCATTAGTCGTGGGAGTAGAGCAAATGCATCAAGCACCTAATCCTCAAGTAGTTGAACTAATTGGTAGAGCTGGAGGTTATTTCTGGGAATTTGAGAACTTCGGACTAACCTTCCCGGGGTATTATGCACTTCACGCCTCAGCGTATATGGCTAAGTATGGTATGAAGGAGGAAGATTTAGGAAAGATTGCAATTAAGAATCATTATTATGGGGCTAGAAACCCTTATGCGCAATTTCAAAAGGAAATAACCATGGAGGAATATTTGAAGTCTAAACCAGTTGCTTATCCATTAAAGCTTTTGGACTCTTCTCCAATTACTGATGGTGCTGCTGCAATAGTTTTAGCATCTGAGGAAGTTGCTAGAAAGATAACTGATTCTCCCGTATGGATAGTATCACAAGGAGTTGCTAGTGGTACTGCAAACTTGAGTAGGAGAACTGACTTCACACATATAGAAGCAGCGCAGATTGCTGCACAACAGGCATATAAGAAAGCTGGAATAGAATTCGATAACGCGTGGAAGAACTTCGACGTAGCAGATGTACACGACTGCTTCACAATAGCGGAAATAATGGCATATGAAGATTTGGGATTTGCAAAAAGAGGTGAGGGGTATCTATTGGCAAGAGAAGAACAAACATATATCGGTGGAAAAATACCAGTAAACGTTGATGGAGGGTTAAAAGCAAAAGGGCATCCAATAGGGGCAACTGGAGTAAGCATGGCAGTCTCAATAGCTCGACAATTGCTATACAGAGCCCATAAGGGAACACAAGTAGAGGTAAGAAACGGAATGGGGATAACGCATAACGTAGGAGGAACTGGTCATTACGCATACGTAACAATATACTCAACTAGGAGGCCATCTAAATGAGTTTAAACGAAATAAGAGATAAGATGCAAAAGGAAATCTCGCAATCTTTGACAATACTTGATAATGTAATAAAGACCACAAAATTGCCAATAGTGAATGAACAAAAGACTAATAACCCTCTCTGGATAGACGTAAGGGAAATAGACTTAAGGTATCAGGTTCCAGTTAAAAAGATAATCAAGTTCTTTGAAGGATTAAGGGAAGGTAAAGTTCTAGCCACGAAATGCCCCAAATGTGGTTCAGTATATTTTCCCCCTCAGGATGACTGTCCAAAGTGTAAAATCTCCAATTTAGATTGGATCGAAATGCCTAAGGAAGGCGAAATCGTAGCGTATACTATAATTAACGTTAAACCTCCGTCCTTCTCACACTATCAAGATTACGTAGTTGGCATAGCTAGAATGAGTAATGGGGTAAATGTTCTAAGCTGGGTAAGGGCTAAAGAAGTTAAAGTTGGAATGAAAGTTAGACTCGAAGTTGTGGAGAGGAAACCAGAAGGTTATCTGACTTATGAATTAGTGCCAATGGGCTGAAGTTTCATGATAAGAAGCGTTTTAGTTATTGGATCAGGTACAATGGGGCATGGAATTGCAGAAGTTTCAGCTATTGCTGGATATAATGTTTACTTGAGTGATATTTCAAAAGATATACTGGATAATGCAATGCAGAAAATTAGATGGAGTTTAGAAAAGTTATATGAAAAGGGTAACTTAAAGGAAAGTGTAGAAAACGTTTTGGGAAGAATTAAGACTATAATAGGGTTGCCAAATGAGTTAAGAGAAATAGACATCTCGATAGAAGCAATTCCAGAGAAATTGGATTTAAAGAGGCAACTATTTTCTAAGCTTGAAGAACTCTTACCTAACAGCGCAATACTAGCTACTAATACTAGTAGCTTACCAATTACGGAAATTGCCATGGCTGTAAAAAGGCAAGAAAGGGTTATAGGAACGCACTTCTTTAATCCCCCAGTGTTAATGCAGTTAGTGGAGATAATAAGGGGAAGTAAAACTTCTGACGAGACAGTTAAACAGACTTATGAGTTTATTAAATCCCTCGGAAAGAGACCAATAATAGTTAATAAGGACGTACCTGGTTTTGTCGTAAATAGGATATTATTAAGAATAATCACCACAGCTTGCATGTTGATCGAAAATGGAGTTTGTGATTACACTACAGTTGACGCAGTTGCTAGATATAAGTTAGGATTTCCGATGGGAGTTTTTGAGCTTGTAGATTATACTGGAGTAGATGTTAACTATTACGTAAGTTCTGCAATGATTGAAAGAGGATTTAAGGCCTATCCATGCAGGACATTAGAGGAGATGAGCAAAAAGGGATATCTTGGTGTAAAGACTGGAAAAGGCTTCTATACTTATCCATCAAATAAGTACATCAAGCCTAATTTACCTCCACAACTCGCTGAGAAGTTAAATCCATTGTACATAATTGCCCCCGCAATAATTGAGGCAAATTGGATGGTTAAAAACGGAGTTGCAAGTAGGGAAGATATTGATCTGGGTGTCAGATTAGGACTAAGTTTTCCTAAAGGTATTTTCGATTACGAAAGAGAGTACGGAAGAGAAAACGTAGTTAAAGCCTTAGAGGAGTTGAAGAAGATTTCAAATATGGAAGAGTATTTATCCGAATAAAAAAGCTAAATTTTTTTAACGAATTCGCAATATATTTCTCTGAAGCCCATTTTTCTATAAAATGAGATCGCTATTAAATTTCTAGATGGAAATTCAGCTCCTATTATTTCTATTCCTTTATTTTTCAACTCATTTATTATGAAATTTACTATCTCGTTACCTACTCCCTGCCTTCTATACGAAGGATGTACGTAAAATTCCCTAATTAATGCTTCTTTTTCCGGTACGTAAAATAGCCTATCTATTATTAAGACCCTTGCTGCTCCAACTACCCTACCTTGATCTTCCGCAACCACTATCATCTCATTTGTATCTTCGAGACTTTTCTCTAACACCTTGTTAATTCTTTCCTCCAGGTTTTCTGGTGTCAATAGTAGAGGATCAAACTCACTATTTAATCTATACATTCTACTGAAAAAATCTATTAAAGTTTTGACGTCCTCTCTAGAAGCCCTTCTTATGGTGACCATGTGGATATCACCAGATTCATTATTTTCCTAGCCCTTAATATTCTCTCCTTAGCAATCTCTCTAAACTCTTCTTTACTCTTTTTAACTCTAGCTAATCCTAATTCAACAGCCTTACTTGCGACTGCTGCAGCTTCCTCATAAAATGCCTCCCATTCGTCCATTCTAGGTATTATGTAGTTCTCATTTATCCCCTTATCCCTAGCGTATTTTGCAAGAGCCTCTGATGCGGCAATTATCATCTCGTCTGTTATCGCCTTAGCCCTACTATCTAAAACTCCTCTAAATATTGCTGGAAATATTAAGGAGTTATTTACTTGATTAGGAAAATCGCTCCTGCCTGTTGCAACAATTTTCGCTCCAGCCTCCTTAGCTTCTTGTGGCCATATCTCCGGAACTGGATTAGCTAAGGCAAAGACTATTGCGTCCTTATTCATTAAACTTATCCATTCCTTCTTTATTACATTTGGGCCCGGAGTAGAGGCTGCAACTACAGCATCAGCGCCATTAAACGCATCCTTTATTTCTTTAGCTTCCCATTTATTTGTTTTTATAGCTAATTCATACTTCCATTTATGATATAACATTAAGTGATCAACATCTTCTCTATCAGCATACAGCGGGCCCTTGCTATCAATCATTACCATGTTTTCATATTTGAAACCATATTTAGCTAAAATTCTAGCGGCTGCAATATTTGATGCTCCAGCACCGTAGAATACTACTTTACTTTCCTTAGGGTCCTTATTGGTTAAGATCATTGCGTTAATCAACCCAGCTAGGATAGCCGCTGCAGTACCTTGTTGATCATCATGCCACACTGGAATATTTAATATTGATTGTAGTTTTTCTAGAATATAGAAACATTTTGGTGACTCAATGTCTTCAAGATTAATTCCACCAAAAGACGTTTCTAAGGCCTTTACAACATTTGTGAACTCATCTGCATTCTTAACATTAATTGGTAAAGGTACTGCATCAACGCCTCCCAAGTATTTGAATAATAATGCCTTCCCTTCCATTACCGGCATTGCAGCTGTTGGACCAATATTTCCCAAACCCAAAACTCTTGTTCCATCTGTTACTACTGCTATTGTGTTCCATCTGCTAGTTAACTCAAAACTTTTGTCCGGATCCTTATAAATTGCCTTGGATACTTCAGCCACACCTGGAGTATAAATAAGTGCGAAATCGTTATAAGAGGTAATGGGAATTTTCGGATATATCTCGATTTTTCCTTCGTACTTCCTTGACAATTCTACAGGATCAACCATGAAAAAATATATCATAAAACAAATTTATAAATGAATACGCTCACTTTTGTTAGGTAACTTTAAAGTTTACTCCCAAATGGTTAGTGTGTGAAAATATTAAAATACCTATTACCTTATGTAATGGTAACGTCATTTAACTACTACTTTGCAAAGGATGCAATAACGTTTTCATCCCCAATCTCTTTCAATCTCATTAGGTATGTTATATCTTCTATTATATTTTTGTCAATTAGTAGAGGAAAAATAATCTTTAACAGAGATGTGATACAATTGGCAGTTTTCACTACAGTATCATCATTATTATGGGCCTACGGCTTAATTTACGTTAGCCCAGCTGAGTCAGCAGTCCTAAGCTATACAATGCCCTTGTTTTCAATACCTATTTCCTTATTTATATTATTAGAAAGACCTACACTACTTGAGATTGTTGGAGTAATTATAGGTTTCTCAGGGGTAATCTTATACGGTTTACCACTAGTTCACGGCCTTACGCTATTTGGATCAATTCTAACAATTATTAATGCCTTATTTTGGGGATTATTTACGGTTTACTACAGAAAATTAAGGGAATACGATTCTATAACAGTGAATGTGAGCCAATTTACGATAGGAAGTATAATTCTAGCATTGCTACTCCCAATCGACTATAACATCGATACAAACCAAGAATTTTATGTGGGCATTGCATATACATCAACTTTAGGTGGTGCCATTTCATTCTTCCTTTGGAACATGATGGTTAAGGTGGAGAAGATACCTAAGGTTACAGTTCTTAGTTTCTCAGTGCCTATTCTAACCACTCTTGTGGAGTATCTACTGTTTCACGTTATACCTTTTCCTATACAATTGTTCGGAATTTTCTTGATGTTTTTGGGAATTTTAATCTCCAGATCAAGAACATTATTAAGTTAAACTTTTTAATGTGACTTTAAAAAATAAAAGTATGGCAAAAGTCCTCTTCTTAATAATGTCTGGAGACGAGAAGTTCGATTTAGCAATGAGGATGGCTTATAACTCAGTTAAAAATAAGAGATATGAAGACGTTAAAGTTATATACTTCGGACCAAGTCAGAAGAAATTAACGCAATTAGATGGGGATATGAAGAACATGTTCCAAGAACTACTTCAAAACAAAATTATAGATTCAGCTTGCATAGGAGTTGCACAAGCAATGAACATAAAGCCTCATTTAGAGAATTTAGGAGTGTCATTATTACCAGCTGGTGAGAGAGTATCCTATTACGTTAATCAAGGCTATGAGGTAATAACATTTTGAACATATGGTTAGCAGGTGCTGGAATAGCAATTTTACAAACACTTATAGGAAATATAATCGTTTTTTATAACTATCCTTCTCTATTGTTACTTCACGTGTTAGTTGCCATTGTACTTTTAGCAATAACGAGCTATGGTTATTTTAAGGTAAAACTACCAGTAGAAAAGAGAATTCTTGCCGGAAATATTGGATTAATTGTGATTACTGGTGCATTAGGTTATCTATATACGGGAGTGTTCTCATGCAGTCATCTTATTCGATATATTATAGTAAAATTATATCAGATTATCTCTAATATACTGTACTGCCCTCAAGTAGATCTCGTTTAAGGGCGTTATCTCTCTTGAGAACACGTGAGGATACATAACGTTCAACAAGGCTAAACTGTAATCCACCATCCTCTGACTCCTATTAACCCTAGTATCCCTAGCTAACCTTGCAAGATGAGACCTACACCAAGAATTATGGCTCTCCACAATGTAAGTGTACCTCTTGCTCGCCACGCGTTTATCAAGAACTTGATAAACACAGTAGTGATCAGTATAATTTACCCCACTCCTAGGTAACCAGCTCAAGAGGAGACGGAAAGTCCCATAACTCTATCCCCAAACTCGTAAAAAGGTACCCCATCAGAAAGAGCAGTCCAAATCCAGAGATCCGCTCTAACCTTCCCATGCCTAACACGAAGATAAGTCCAGAACTCGTCAAACACTGTAGACTTGGCCACGAAACTCTTGAGTTGCCCCCTCAATATTATTAAGCTCGTGAAGGCCTTTGCTCCAATCCTCTTCACTAGGCTGTAGTTAATGGCTTTCCCTCAACTCTTGATATTGCCCTCATGCTCATCCTGTTCAAGTACTCCTTTAAGATTCTCTCCCTTTGTTCCTTATTCATTCTGTGTTTCAACGTGTTGTAAAACGTTCTTCCACACGCTTTACACTTGTATTTTTCTTTCCCTCTAGATGAGCCGTTCTTGACTACCCTATTCGAGTTGCATGATGGGCATGTTGGTCTCTTCTCCTCCCTATTTCCTCAAGTAGTAGTATAGTGTTGATGGTGGGATTCCTATTTTCGTGATCTGAACTCCCAAGGAGTATGCTAACGCTAGTGCAATATCCTTTAGCTCGTACTTTCTTTTAAGATTTAAATTTCTTAAAATCAAAAGTATTAGTTGTGCGA of Sulfolobus sp. E5-1-F contains these proteins:
- a CDS encoding long-chain fatty acid--CoA ligase produces the protein MNSEYYEYQLTIDKILDSGSRSFPDREIVYRDIRRYTFRSFANSVRRFANGLRKIGVKKGEKIGVIDWDTDVYMHNYYAIPMIGGVLHTVNIRYPLELIAKTILHAEDKYLVVRDEFLPLIEKAKGIMPVGIKIISYSDSKEKVRSSLNTIDFWELIESNEPLEEEINVNENDMATIFYTSGTTGEPKGVWFNHRKIVLHAMSVSLVGARPPLSLTSNDVYMILVPMFHVHAWGYPYVALMAGVKYVLPGKYDYSFILKLMDKENVTYSAMVPTILYLLLTNPDAPKYLHVFKRWKVTIGGSALPEGLAKKAKELGITVIGGYGLSETCPVLSVGYYNSEVEGLDENTKFMEQISAGAPIPLVQIKIIDPATGKEKETGKIGEIVVRAPWLTQEYYKDPEKTKALWKGGWLHTGDLAYMDQYGYIHIVDREKDAIKSGGEFIPSLLLENAISLHPKVSQVAVVGVKDEKWGERPVAFIVPKEQVSEEEIKQFLLKLAEEGKIQKWWIPDKIIFISSMPLTSTNKIDKKVLRDMTQTK
- a CDS encoding thiolase domain-containing protein; this translates as MRNVAIIGTGHTKFGVRTDVNLQELAWEAVKQALEEANLEQNEIQYFVVGNVGNWSSEELPAVIVGEYCNLTPKGTMRVEAACSTGSAAIRDAYLAIKSGEVDIALVVGVEQMHQAPNPQVVELIGRAGGYFWEFENFGLTFPGYYALHASAYMAKYGMKEEDLGKIAIKNHYYGARNPYAQFQKEITMEEYLKSKPVAYPLKLLDSSPITDGAAAIVLASEEVARKITDSPVWIVSQGVASGTANLSRRTDFTHIEAAQIAAQQAYKKAGIEFDNAWKNFDVADVHDCFTIAEIMAYEDLGFAKRGEGYLLAREEQTYIGGKIPVNVDGGLKAKGHPIGATGVSMAVSIARQLLYRAHKGTQVEVRNGMGITHNVGGTGHYAYVTIYSTRRPSK
- a CDS encoding Zn-ribbon domain-containing OB-fold protein; amino-acid sequence: MSLNEIRDKMQKEISQSLTILDNVIKTTKLPIVNEQKTNNPLWIDVREIDLRYQVPVKKIIKFFEGLREGKVLATKCPKCGSVYFPPQDDCPKCKISNLDWIEMPKEGEIVAYTIINVKPPSFSHYQDYVVGIARMSNGVNVLSWVRAKEVKVGMKVRLEVVERKPEGYLTYELVPMG
- a CDS encoding 3-hydroxyacyl-CoA dehydrogenase → MIRSVLVIGSGTMGHGIAEVSAIAGYNVYLSDISKDILDNAMQKIRWSLEKLYEKGNLKESVENVLGRIKTIIGLPNELREIDISIEAIPEKLDLKRQLFSKLEELLPNSAILATNTSSLPITEIAMAVKRQERVIGTHFFNPPVLMQLVEIIRGSKTSDETVKQTYEFIKSLGKRPIIVNKDVPGFVVNRILLRIITTACMLIENGVCDYTTVDAVARYKLGFPMGVFELVDYTGVDVNYYVSSAMIERGFKAYPCRTLEEMSKKGYLGVKTGKGFYTYPSNKYIKPNLPPQLAEKLNPLYIIAPAIIEANWMVKNGVASREDIDLGVRLGLSFPKGIFDYEREYGRENVVKALEELKKISNMEEYLSE
- a CDS encoding GNAT family N-acetyltransferase, with amino-acid sequence MVTIRRASREDVKTLIDFFSRMYRLNSEFDPLLLTPENLEERINKVLEKSLEDTNEMIVVAEDQGRVVGAARVLIIDRLFYVPEKEALIREFYVHPSYRRQGVGNEIVNFIINELKNKGIEIIGAEFPSRNLIAISFYRKMGFREIYCEFVKKI